In Vitis vinifera cultivar Pinot Noir 40024 chromosome 11, ASM3070453v1, a genomic segment contains:
- the LOC100249222 gene encoding uncharacterized protein LOC100249222 has protein sequence MSSACNFANINLHSPIRFSPRRCRRALQIRVWRRRRLKSIPSLVVRSQLGSLVPSTFENLFHTLVSQFPSVNSLDLVAPALGFASGVALYLSRFRSGEDSDIGEWILFTSPTPFNRFVLLRCPSISFEGSELLEDVNERLVKEDRHFVRLNSGRIQVRGYDGRDAIVEEKLAYQRECVGMDDGGVVSLDWPANLDLTEEHGLDTTVLLIPGTAEGSMDPNVRSFVCEALWRGYFPVVMNPRGCAGSPLTTARLFTAADSDDICTAIQFINRARPWTTMMGVGWGYGANMLTKYLAEVGEKTPLTAATCIDNPFDLEEASRVAPNHIVVDQKLTGGLIDILRSNKELFQGRTKGFDVEKALSAKTVRDFEKAISMVSYGFDAIEDFYSKSSTRGIVGNVKIPVLFIQNDDGTTPLFSIPRSLIAENPFTSLLLCSCSSTSVILSGRSAISWCQNVTIEWLASVELGLLKGRHPLLKDVDVTINPLKGLALVEGRATPKSSRVNKFFNPEKSSALSEHSMDPVSEMLAATNIRLGQDSWRNLEIEDKELPQVHNGTLQQSSSVDAELIKEDVISSVDNERGQVLQTAQVVMNMLDTTMPGTLTEEHKKKVLAAVGQGETVMQALQDAVPEDVRGKLSTAVSGILSTQGTNLNFEGLLRIGQIPNVSSGLKSKIQEEIGLTSSGEGMHKDAHSSDQRKGADDMADGTNNNQSGNEKPAGRLETELQPSEKLQKSIDLGQAQPVGGQGGEVSSSVNKSTIDAVNNQENNEFSKEKPAQYSEKSGNGSETGANPNFSSQSEKADGTEEAISDHQKLDHDGRNAQIEMKEENHFQKNEGKILDSSTDQNKMIPSTKIDEAVSPPGSSSEPQVMEKEVSDNQKKEDKTMQPILDQNNTIMSDSNSPTFSVSQAFDTLTGLDDSTQVAVNSVFGVIEDMITQLEEKGNQDEVIDKDVVKDEKSGSERQNNQVISNHKLEKEEDNKNGLNFESDILHDPTVPSWHENHTDTLLDAGPRWVEEKSSQTPIPFRGNGTSSSRNYTDSHVGKKEDGKDHFVGDKLLARSLDRHSHVNNIPLYITATPYGDSLYNEYLRKYLLSKIPNTKSLDLDTTTALFLDYFPEEGQWKLLEQPGNTGDSVGDVRTLKGIDRMSQAYLSSKSNAGKIIEPSYVILDTEKQHEPVRGYKTVDIKNEKAALGNDRSEELICFVKNIIVDALKVEVSRRLSASYMKEMEFELARDLEQIANAVSLIVGQDKEHGWHVDSNDYRTGHTIKKVGSVYGECIVRAISSAIQDTSHLRRVLPVGVIVGSSLAALRKFFNVAAVHDTGQNEAVTLDGLEIVEEKSHGQVSETENDQTPSDKTENLNLEISRDGKKAKLRNLNDSTVMVGAVTAALGASALLVNQRDPYNSNETADSSSKPFKEKGIQLKEPNKIEETLEKNQNNIVTNLAEKAMSVAGPVVPTKGDGEVDQERLVAMLADLGQKGGMLKLVGKIALLWGGIRGAVSLTRRLISFLRFADRPLFQRILGFVCMVLVLWSPVVVPLLPTLVQSWTTNNSSRIAELVCIVGLYTAVVILVMLWGKRIRGYENPFEEYGLDLTSSPEIQNFLKGLIGGVMLVMSIHSVNALLGFVSLSWPAAFDTKTLFKVYGQMLMLTVRGIITAVSVSLVEELLFRSWLPEEIAADLGYNRGIIISGLAFSLCQRSPLSIPGLWLLSLVLAGARQRSQGSLSLPIGLRAGIMASTFILQIGGFIKYQPNFPLWVTGTHPLQPFSGVVGLAFSMILAIVLYPRRPLHKKKTKTLQE, from the exons ATGAGCTCTGCGTGTAATTTTGCTAATATCAATCTTCACTCTCCGATCAGATTCTCTCCCAGAAGATGCAGGAGAGCTTTACAAATCCGCGTATGGAGGCGTCGGAGACTGAAATCAATTCCAAGTCTGGTGGTCCGGAGTCAATTAGGGTCGCTTGTTCCGTCaacttttgagaatttgttcCACACCTTGGTTTCTCAGTTTCCGTCCGTGAATTCACTGGATTTGGTGGCTCCGGCGCTGGGGTTTGCTTCCGGAGTCGCGCTCTACTTATCGCGGTTCAGGTCGGGGGAGGATTCGGACATTGGAGAGTGGATTTTGTTCACGAGTCCCACGCCGTTCAATCGGTTCGTGCTGCTTCGGTGCCCATCGATATCGTTTGAAGGGAGCGAGTTGTTGGAGGACGTGAATGAGAGGCTGGTGAAGGAGGATAGACACTTTGTGAGATTGAATAGTGGGAGGATTCAAGTGAGGGGTTACGATGGGAGGGATGCTATAGTTGAGGAGAAGCTCGCTTATCAGAGAGAGTGCGTGGGCATGGATGACGGAGGTGTCGTATCTTTGGATTGGCCCGCTAATTTGGATTTGACAGAGGAGCATGGTTTGGATACTACTGTTTTGCTTATTCCCGGAACGGCTGAAGGTAGCATGGATCCGAATGTGCGTTCTTTCGTATGTGAAGCACTTTGGCGTGGCTATTTTCCAGTTGTGATGAATCCTAGGGGTTGTGCTGGTTCACCCCTGACCACAGCTCG GTTATTTACAGCTGCTGACAGCGATGATATCTGCACAGCTATACAGTTCATCAATAGAGCAAGGCCATGGACTACAATGATGGGTGTTGGCTGGGGATATGGTGCCAACATGTTGACAAAGTACCTGGCAGAGGTTGGAGAGAAAACACCTCTTACTGCTGCCACATGCATAGACAATCCTTTTGACTTAGAGGAGGCCTCAAGGGTGGCCCCTAATCACATTGTTGTTGATCAAAAGCTCACAGGTGGACTGATAGATATTCTCAGATCCAACAAG GAACTATTTCAAGGCAGAACAAAAGGTTTTGATGTGGAAAAGGCTCTTTCGGCCAAGACTGTTCGTGATTTTGAAAAAGCAATATCTATGGTATCTTATGGTTTTGATGCTATAGAAGACTTCTATTCAAAATCTAGCACACGAGGTATTGTTGGAAACGTGAAGATTCCTGTTCTCTTTATACAG AATGATGATGGGACAACGCCGCTATTCTCTATTCCACGCAGTTTGATAGCAGAAAATCCATTCACAAGCTTGCTTCTGTGTTCTTGTTCTTCAACTAGTGTCATCTTGAGTGGCAGATCAGCTATATCTTGGTGTCAGAATGTAACCATTGAG TGGCTCGCGTCAGTGGAGCTAGGACTTCTGAAGGGTCGCCATCCTCTTCTGAAAGATGTAGATGTTACCATCAATCCTTTAAAAGGTTTGGCTCTTGTGGAAGGCAGAGCCACTCCTAAGAGTAGCAGAGTCAATAAGTTTTTCAATCCTGAGAAGTCAAGTGCTTTAAGTGAACATTCTATGGATCCTGTTAGTGAGATGCTTGCAGCTACTAACATCCGCCTTGGGCAAGATTCATGgagaaatttggaaattgaagacAAGGAATTGCCACAAGTGCACAACGGTACATTGCAGCAGAGCAGCTCTGTTGATGCAGAATTAATCAAAGAGGATGTAATTAGCTCAGTAGATAACGAAAGAGGGCAAGTTCTACAGACAGCACAAGTGGTTATGAACATGCTTGATACGACTATGCCTGGTACTCTAACAGAAGAACATAAGAAGAAG GTCCTGGCTGCCGTAGGTCAAGGAGAAACAGTTATGCAAGCTTTGCAAGATGCTGTCCCAGAAGATGTTCGTGGAAAGCTTTCTACTGCTGTTTCTGGAATTTTGTCTACTCAAGGCACAAATTTAAACTTTGAGGGTCTTCTGAGGATTGGCCAGATTCCTAATGTATCGTCAGGATTGAAATCAAAGATCCAAGAAGAAATTGGATTAACATCAAGTGGAGAAGGTATGCATAAGGATGCTCATTCTTCTGATCAGAGGAAAGGGGCTGATGATATGGCAGATGGCACTAATAATAATCAATCTGGCAATGAAAAACCTGCTGGCAGACTAGAAACAGAGCTTCAGCCCTCAGAGAAGTTGCAAAAATCTATTGATCTGGGTCAGGCTCAACCAGTTGGTGGTCAAGGCGGTGAAGTCTCTAGCTCAGTCAATAAGAGCACCATTGATGCAGTGAATAATCAGGAAAATAATGAGTTTTCCAAGGAAAAGCCTGCTCAATATTCTGAGAAAAGTGGAAATGGATCAGAAACAGGTGCTAATCCTAATTTTTCTAGTCAGTCTGAAAAGGCAGATGGCACGGAGGAAGCAATTAGTGATCATCAAAAGTTGGATCACGATGGTAGAAATGCTCAGATAGAGATGAAAGAGGAGAATCATTtccaaaaaaatgaaggaaaaatccTGGATTCTTCAACTGATCAAAATAAGATGATTCCTTCCACCAAGATAGATGAGGCAGTTTCACCTCCTGGATCCTCATCTGAGCCACAAGTGATGGAAAAGGAAGTTAGTGATaatcaaaagaaagaagacAAAACCATGCAGCCTATTCTTGATCAAAATAATACCATTATGTCAGATTCTAATTCCCCAACTTTCAGTGTCTCTCAAGCCTTCGATACCTTGACAGGGTTGGATGATTCTACTCAAGTGGCTGTGAACAGTGTTTTTGGTGTAATTGAAGACATGATTACTCAGTTGGAGGAAAAAGGCAATCAAGATGAAGTCATAGATAAGGATGTGGTCAAGGATGAGAAAAGTGGTTCTGAGAGACAGAATAATCAAGTCATTAGCAACCACAAGTTGGAAAAGGAAGAAGACAATAAGAATGGCCTGAACTTTGAGTCTGACATCTTACATGATCCTACTGTACCCAGTTGGCATGAGAATCATACAGATACATTGCTTGATGCAGGACCCAGATGGGTAGAGGAGAAATCCAGTCAGACCCCAATTCCATTCAGAGGGAATGGCACCAGTAGTTCTAGAAATTACACAGATAGCCATGTAGGTAAAAAGGAAGATGGGAAGGACCATTTTGTTGGTGACAAACTTTTGGCTCGAAGTTTAGATAGACATAGTCATGTAAATAATATTCCACTTTACATAACTGCAACTCCATATGGAGATTCTCTTTATAATGAATACTTAAGAAAGTATCTTCTTTCAAAGATACCAAATACCAAATCACTAGATTTAGATACAACTACTGCTCTGTTTCTTGACTATTTTCCAGAAGAAGGTCAATGGAAGCTATTGGAACAGCCAGGAAACACTGGGGATTCCGTTGGTGATGTCAGAACTCTTAAGGGTATTGACAGAATGAGTCAGGCCTATTTATCTTCTAAAAGTAACGCAGGAAAGATTATTGAACCTTCATATGTGATATTAGATACTGAAAAACAACATGAACCAGTTAGAGGGTACAAGACAgtggacataaaaaatgaaaaggccGCACTTGGCAATGATAGGTCCGAGGAGTTGATATGCTTTGTTAAGAACATTATTGTGGATGCTTTGAAGGTTGAAGTTAGTCGCAGGCTAAGTGCATCATACATGAAGGAGATGGAGTTTGAGCTTGCTAGAGATTTAGAACAAATTGCAAATGCTGTGTCCCTGATTGTTGGACAAGACAAGGAGCATGGTTGGCATGTGGACAGTAATGACTATAGAACCGGCCATACTATAAAAAAGGTTGGTTCTGTTTATGGAGAGTGTATTGTTAGAGCAATCTCATCTGCCATTCAGGATACAAGTCACTTGAGGAGAGTGCTGCCAGTGGGTGTTATTGTAGGATCTAGCTTAGCTGCTTTGAGAAAATTCTTCAATGTAGCTGCAGTGCATGATACTGGCCAAAATGAAGCTGTGACCCTTGATGGACTGGAAATTGTTGAAGAAAAAAGTCATGGTCAAGTCAGTGAAACAGAGAATGATCAGACTCCTTCTGACAAaactgaaaatttgaatttagaaataagCAGAGACGGGAAGAAAGCAAAATTAAGAAATCTAAACGATAGCACTGTCATGGTTGGTGCTGTTACAGCTGCCCTGGGGGCATCTGCTTTACTGGTGAATCAACGG GATCCATACAACAGTAATGAAACTGCTGACAGTTCATCCAAGCCCTTCAAGGAGAAAGGAATTCAACTGAAAGAGCCTAACAAGATTGAAGAGACATTGGAAAAAAACCAGAATAACATAGTCACAAACCTTGCTGAGAAAGCCATGTCAGTTGCTGGTCCAGTGGTACCAACAAAAGGAGATGGTGAAGTTGATCAAGAAAG GTTGGTTGCCATGTTAGCAGATTTGGGACAAAAAGGTGGCATGTTGAAGCTGGTTGGTAAAATTGCTTTGCTTTGGGGTGGAATACGTGGTGCAGTGAGTTTAACCCGTAGGCTTATCTCTTTTTTGCGTTTTGCTGACCGCCCCTTGTTCCAGAG GATTCTTGGGTTTGTCTGCATGGTGCTTGTTTTATGGTCACCAGTTGTGGTTCCATTGCTCCCAACACTTGTGCAGAGCTGGACAACAAATAATTCCTCCCGGATTGCTGAGCTTGTTTGCATTGTTGGCCTTTATACTGCTGTTGTGATACTTGTCATGTTATGGGGCAAGAGAATTCGAGGGTATGAAAATCCATTTGAGGAATATGGACTGGATTTGACATCATCACCAGAG ATCCAAAATTTTCTGAAGGGTTTGATTGGAGGAGTTATGCTTGTTATGTCTATACATTCTGTGAATGCATTACTTGGATTTGTCAGTCTCTCTTGGCCTGCAGCTTTTGACACTAAGACATTGTTCAAAGTGTACGGGCAAATGCTTATGCTTACTGTTCGGGGGATTATAACAGCAGTCAGCGTTTCACTTGTGGAAGAATTGCTTTTCAGGTCGTGGTTGCCTGAAGAAATTGCCGCTGATCTTGGATACAATCGTGGAATCATCATTTCAGGACTTGCATTTTCTTTATGCCAGAG GTCTCCACTGTCAATACCCGGGCTATGGCTCTTATCTTTGGTTCTGGCAGGGGCTCGGCAAAGAAGTCAAGGTAGCCTCTCCCTTCCTATTGGGCTGCGTGCAGGGATAATGGCTTCAACTTTCATCTTACAAATTGGTGGTTTCATAAAATACCAACCCAATTTTCCTCTTTGGGTAACTGGGACTCACCCACTTCAACCATTTAGCGGAGTTGTTGGTCTTGCCTTCTCAATGATATTGGCGATAGTTCTCTATCCAAGACGGCCTCTAcataagaagaaaacaaagaccCTTCAGGAATAA